The genomic stretch GCTTCTTTAAAAAGGTTTGCTAGAAAGAGTGATTTGACCAAACAAATGAGAACACCCACAGGAGACAAAACATATAATTGTTTAGTTTGTAACAAAagcttttcccaaaaaagcaattTGACAgagcacatgagaacgcacactggagaaaaaccatttaattgttcggtTTGCGGTAAAAGCTTTACTCTAAAaattaatttgactcaacacatgagaacacacacaggagaaaaaccatttacttgttcagtttgtggtaaaagcttttctctaaaagcgaatttgactcaacacatgagaacgcacacaggagaaaaaccatttaattgttcattcTGCAGTAAAAGCTTTTCCCAAAAGAATGGTTTGACTGAACACCTGAAAAcccacacgggagaaaaaccatttatgtgttcagtttgcggtaaaagcttttctcaaaatagcagcTTGACCGAGCACAAAAGAACACACATAGGAGAAAAAACGTTTAATTGTACAGTTTGTTGTAAAACATTTACTAACAAAAGCTATTTGACTCAACatatgagaacgcacactggtcAAAAAACATATAGTTGCTTAGTTTGTGGTAAAGGCTTTTGTCGAAACGGCgaattgactcgacacatgataacacacacaggagaaaaaacacttaattgttcagtttgtggtaaaagcttttgtCGAAGTGGGGATTTGttaaaacacatgagaacacacacaggagaaaaaccatttaattgtacaGTTTGTGGTAAAACCTTTTCTCAACAGAACAGTTTGACCGACCACGTAAGAACACACACGAGAGAAAAACCGTTTAATTGCTCAGTGTGTGGCAATAGCTTTTCTCAAAAGTGTAGTTTGGtacgacacatgagaacacattaAGTTGTTCAGTTTGCGGTGAAAAATTCCATCATAATGCAGAGGCTATTAGACATATTAGAACTCACACAGGAGAATAGTCAATCagctgtggttttttttttttttttgtcttatacTTCTCAAATGTGTTGACATCCACCAaagcccaggacctcctcacAATAAGTTGTCTGATTATTTTACAAATATCCATTGTCGATGTACAAAGTGGGATTAAATGGAGCATAATCTAATCTATTTATGATCCTGCTTCTTCTGTGTATCTGAAACTAAAGCGTAATATAGACGATTTTTgtagtgcttggttactccttttTCAGACGAGACAGAGCTGATGAGTCTTGCTGGGAAGGAATTGTAGTCTTCTTCAGTGATGCTTTTGCTGCTTTCAGAATGTCTGACTTTGAACCCCAACAACATAAATTTTAAACTACACCTTCCAGGTCGCCTGGTGTTCATGTTTTGTGTCTACAGACCAACATCAGATGATGACtcagtgtacaaaaaaaaatctcctaAAGTTCTCTCAAACATACATTTTTGTCCCATAAATGTTGTTATAAAACTGCTTTCTCCTGACTCTTCAAAGACTAAAGGCCCTTAAGGGATTTGGACAATTGCACTGGAAAACTGTGTGCTGGATCTTTCCACAGTACTTGTCAAGCTCTTCCAGATTTCCCAAGACACAAAGACAATTCCGTCCTTCTGGAAATTTGCCCATGTGATTGATAGCCGAACCTAAGAACGGAAAGAAAGCAACATCTGTTGAACTACAGTTGAGGCCAAAATTAGTAGCCCCCATTGTGAAATTAGACAAAACTCTTGATTACTCTCTGGAAATAACCACATTAACAGCAAGTGTTTATACTGCATGTGTTtccaaaataatatatattatattatattatattatgtatattatgtttgttTTGATTATTGTATTGCTAAACTGAATTGAAACAAGAAAGGGAAAAATTAGACGTTCAAAATTATTACCGGTAACCACCTTGGCAATTAATAGTAGATAGTGTACCCTTTCTAATCCACTACTGACAACAACCTCTTAGTACAGGCCTGGGCAATCATTTTGACTCTGGGGGCCAAatgtagagaaaaaaatgtgtctgggggccggtatatctatgtatgtgtatatatatatatatatatatatatatatatatatatatatatatatatatatatatatatatatatatatatatatatatatatatatatatatatatatacagtggggcaaaaaagtatttagtcagccacccattgattgtcaatgggtggctgactaaatacttttttgccccactgtatatacatatatatacatacatacatatacactaccgttcaaaagtttggggtcacccaaacaattttgtggaataaccttcatttctaagaacaagaatagactgtcgagtttcagatgaaagttgtctttttctggccattttgagcgtttaattgaccccacaaatgtgatgctccagaaactcaatctgctcaaaggaaggtcagttttgtagcttctgtaacgagctaaactgttttcagatgtgtgaacatgattgcacaagggttttctaatcatcaattagccttctgagccaatgagcaaacacattgtaccattagaacactggagtgatagttgctagaaatgggcctctatacacctatgtagatattgcaccaaaaaccagacatttgcagctagaatagtcatttaccatattagcaatgtatagagtgtatttctttaaagttaagactagtttaaagttatcttcattgaaaaataaggacatttcaatgtgaccccaaacttttgaacggtagtgtatatataagctgtgaaaatgtgttttacagtatgtgtgcttgggtcctatttttagtaacatcaatacaacaataatgtctgattgaatgctaaaaacgttatgacagaccgcctttaaaaaacggaatggagttttatatatttttactgaatgagacatccaaaatgtacatgaaaataaagaatgtggtatttacaatattaactatgaacgataaaacactgaatattaacaacatgaacgttacaccccctctccatcgacatattttacaatcaagctaaacacaacaaaaatgcaacaaacacagcgaaatatgaaaaaacccacttacaatctgatatatctgacatatcactaagctttagaactttgttgtaaaaatctccttccgcgtctgtccctgacatccgcatttcaggctggccgctttggaaacactctgtggaaacgctccccacccacactgcttggtgcctcgtctgagctgctgtgacttagattaccatagtaactaattagatgaccatagtaactaattagattaccatcgtaactagtatatcatgcaaaagcgcagattccaaacgttgaaatactttgtatagttcaagacttacggtcatttgaaaaaatcactgcacatcataatggcagctacactttccatcttaaagatctaaaacaaatatttgggaatgttcgctgggccagattgaaaagcttaaggcatgtggcccctgggccttaattttcccaggtctgtCTTAGTCATTATTTTCTTGGTTGGCACATGCCTCCTGGGGGGTTTTGGCCCATTCTTCCATTGCAAATTGTTCCAGCTGGTCCAAATTGTGTGGTTTCCGAGCATGAACATTCTCCTTGAGCACCTGCCACAGATTCTCAATAGGATTGAGGCCTGGGCTCTGTGTGGGCCACTCCAGGGCCTTGGTATCGGTATCCTTCAGTAACTATTTGACCAATTTCGATATGTGCCTCGGTCATTCTCTTGCTGTTATAAAATTGTGTTCTCTTGACACTTCAAAGATCAATGGACCTGATGGGATCTCAGCAACTGTACTTAAAAACTGTCTGCTCTTCCAGATTTCCCTGGACTCAAAGACTGTTCAATCCTTCTGGAAATGTGCCCATATGATTGATTGTCGTACCAAACAAAATCTGTTGAACTATAAGCCAACATCCTTGCTGCCTGTTATATCCAAAGCATAATATGCGACCGCATTCACAAACATCAAATTCTAAGTGATAACAAGTAAGAATTCCGCAAGAAGCAATCTACAACTGACATGTTTCATTAGGTCACCTAGTGGTGAAACAATGATCTCGACACACAACAAAAAATTGAAGTACTTGCCTTAgatataaagaaagattttaatgGTGTATGTCAAAACTGACCTAATTTGGTATCCAAAAAGACCGACATGGTTAGGCATCATCTTTCTTAACAGACACCAGTCCGTCCCGTACTTCTTCAGCACTGCCCCCTATCTGCTGGTGGATCACATCCTTATTTTTtcctttgtttgaacatttgtttTCCCTTAATGAATTCTGAAATAACTTTAACAAAAATTCCGACTGGAACCATTTCACGGACGAGAACAgtgcatgtacactaccgttcaaaactttggggtcacccaaacaattttgtggaatagccttcatttctaagaacaagaatagactgtcgagtttcagatgaaagttctctttttctggccattttgagcgtttaattgaccccacaaatgtgatgctccagaaactcaatctgctcaaaggaaggtcagttttgtagcttctgtaacgagctaaactgttttcagatgtgtgaacatgattgcgcaagggttttctaatcatcaattagccttctgagccaatgagcaaacacattgtaccattagaacactggagtgatagttgctggaaatgggcctctatacacctatgtagatattgcaccaaaaaccagacatttgcagctacaatagtcgtttaccacattagaaatgtatagggtgtatttctttaaagttaagactagtttaaagttatcttcattgaaaagtacagtgcttttccttcaaaaataaggacatttcaatgtgaccccaaacttttgaacggtagtgtatgcaacATTTTCTCTCGGCTATCATTTGACTTCTTGCTAGGAATACACTTGTTTGCCCACATATGCTGGAGTCCtcaagcagtagtagtagtagtatggcTCTAAagaaggtaggtaggtaggtctttagtgtcattgcacaagtacaacggaactttgtttacagcacaaacccattcaagattagacaaacaaacagtgtacagggttacagaacaggaaaactgatgggtcgccacaaggcgccccgtaaaagatggggaaaaggtaaacgctggggaaggatgagtaaaaaaatacaatcaagaCTGGGCTCCTGAGGGGgcacagtctggagtgggaaaaaacctccatagcaaagcacatatacatattacaacatacatctccagatatctagcaacagaggggagggagtcggGACTACggtggaaggctgcagctcttcaggcgctgcccagccgtccatcacccctaagggattcacgTCAAGGGCGTTGAAtggtgtgtggcgtatattttttgtggatgcatgtttgtgtgtaagcctgccgcgtgtctctgttccgcggccttggtgtcgtgcagtcgctagtccaaagtcaacaacaacaggtgtgtgtccatgagagacaagaagggagtttgttgtgtcttcgctgcactgtccttcgggagagtctcgaagccagggaaacaatccaagttagaatgttttgtatgctcgtgaaaataaaatttgcttttcactctaaattgtctatgactggtcctcaaaaattCATCAtgtggggcagacagtccgatgttatccaaatcacaagagtgtccacagttcttcccgcatcctccaatccttggtggcagctttggggtactttgaagactgccagcaacttccaatttgtggacaaaccagagcaacgcttactccaatcagcagatgtcctgttgtcataattccgaataggtggataccttcacgtcctcgacagaaaagggtcgccaggcacgcggcactccttctcccaagagtcctgTCGCGTATCcggcaacaaccgctccgtcacgacaaacaggttcccccaaacccaagatctagTCAATTTCGTTGATgctagttaaatagttccaatgtttagatttgcagagcagtgcaaaaagaggcaacaagaaagttaagataagacaagacaaagaagcaagcaggagagataagggagaggaaaggggagcgtccgccctcgatgagtgccagaaaGATGAAGCCTCCCAAAAGGAGCCCCTTCGTATCGCGCATGCACCTATCTCAAGGCGCGCGATATAACCCGGatgcagataccattcaataaaaacgtgGCAACAATTGTACTATTtgaagaacagaacattttgaagtgcatcgatgggagAAAATAAGAACCAGATTTATTTAAGAGGGTGTCATGattcgttgcccggatcatgttttgtattagttaaagactcccttagttctgtttcagcacccctgggtttgtgtgttCTTGGTTGCTATGGCcgctgattagtgttcgggacgctaaCCTggtcccgggcactaatcagagagctatttcagtctggctgtcttgtttgctccatACGACAAGTAacgtgtgcactgcaaaaagtcaatgttcaaaaacaagaataaaaaatacaaaaattagaggtattttatttgaactaagcaatatagcggtatagctcggttggtagagtggccgtgccatcaacctgagggttgcaggttcgattcccgcttccgccatcctagtcactgccgttgtgtccttgggcaagacactttacccacctgctctcagtggcacccacactggtttaaatgtaacttagatattgggttttcactatgtaaagcgctttgagtcactagagaaaagcgctatataaatataattcactaattcacttcacttcacttatctgttaatagaacaagaaaatgtggcttgtcaagactttccaaaacaagtaaaattagcaaacctcaatgaacccaaaaataccttaaaataaatatattctcactaataacaagtgtactattaatgagtacgtattttctattgtttcattgaaaataaaacagcaaagtcgatttggctgtcatctgttttaatatgagacacaattgtgtcaaagtcatgatttttttttttcatgcttggaataagaaattattactttaaaaaagtagttttatacttgtgagtgttgatgacacagctttgcaacagttgatattctagtttcaagcatgttttactcaatatagctcatcaaatctcagcaacaagctgtaatatcttactgagataatttaggaccaaaacccttaaaacaagtaaaacactctaacataaaatatgcttagtgagaagaattgtcttatcagacagaaaatatatcaaatatcacccttatttgagatatttcatcttacttagattttagtttttgcagtgtgaatacCTTAGTGAGTCCTGTTTTTGGACTAagtaagcttcgccatagcttccCATGCTATCGACATGCTTTTCTGTTTGATTTATTTTTCCTGACGGATTTATggtaaataaatcattgtcttacctgcaccctgcctccggagttccgtctgcatcctgggaaaatgggttatgggttatacttgtatagcacttttctaccttcaaggtactcaaagcgctttgacactatttccacattcacccattcacacacatacattcacacacatacatggcgggagctgccaagcaaggcgctaaccacgacccatcaggagcaagggcgaagtgtcttgctcaaggacacaaaagGTGCGGGGGCAGAGAACAAACACACCAGAACCTAAGTATACCACAGTAAGGAGCCGCAGATGCCTGGTGTGACATCATAGGGCAACTGGAAAAACAAGACATTTATCCGCGCTAAGAGGAAATAggcgccccccagtgtacgggaggcacacggCGTATGACAAATAGTTGCATTAGAGAGAGTTCATGGACACGGGGACTTCCCACGTTGGTGTGAAAATACAACAAACTGAACTATTTGAAAAATCAGACTATTTTGTCAATGGAGTGAAATCTTGAAAgccatttttgtttaaataaaaaacagacatACAaatgccccactatggactggactctcactattacgttagatccactatggactggactctcacactattatgttagatccactatggactggactctcacactattatgttagatccactatggactggactctcacaatattatgttggatccactatggactggactatcactattatgttagatccactatggactggactctcactattatgttagatccactatggactggactctcacactattatgttagatccactattatgttactattatgttagagccatttttgtttaaataaaaaacagacatACAaatgccccactatggactggactctcactattacgttagatccactatggactggactctcacactattatgttagatccactatggactggactctcacactattatgttagatccactatggactggactctcacaatattatgttggatccactatggactggactatcactattatgttagatccactatggactggactctcactattatgttagatccactatggactggactctcataatattatgctagatccactccacgtccattgcaccggtcgcccagggggggtccccacatccgcggttccctccaaggtttctcattgtcccattgggttgagttttttcttgccctgatgttgatgtaggatgttgttgtggcttgtgcagccctttgagacactcgtgatttatggctatataagtaaacattgattgattgattgattgattgaaacaaatATACTttccttggcagaagaaacataaAATACTGACCTGTATTCTGAAGAgccatatttttgttatttgagtgtttggatatgtttattttcttccattttaTAGAATGATTTTGGTTTAGGTGACGTCAAGtaggttcacttcctgttgtatgtAGACACGTCCATGTATGGATCTTCTAATTTGCCTTTACTGtatagttgtacggtatactggtactactaAAGTACTGcggtattaattaattaaaaaacggtactatactgcctgtgaatattactactactactactaataataatacttttttctTTTACGGACATAACGGCACCGTCATCACATTGTAACATTGCTGATAAACCGTCCAGAGGCGCATGTTAGGCAACGCACACGCACGTAGTACCTACAAGCAGAAACAATGTGAAGACGGAAGAGGAAGAATGgacgctgtcaggttcaaacactgatgacatctattaaacaagacaagaagcaaggaattaaacagagacagaattacatttgactcaattgaggagagacgtctggactgtactctttgcacagtctaaccacgctctgacgaaagattgtacgcctcctcttttatttggactttccctgattacatggcaacagctgtttctaaggaacgggggtcgtaaacagccatcgcctttgtcacaaaacagttcaaagaaaaggtctgttcaaagaaaaggttcctGTAGGgaagtcaggtcctgcttcctctttgctttgtagatctcgggtcaagacaatatctttctgttgattacaatacattaaagaaacagaacaccttcatgttgcttcccatcctacacagtggagttttacaagccttcttcttggtaggatcaaagacagcttttgtcttctcgccgggaactcatggtaacacaaagttttgtgataacttagatacaattattctgacagaggCCCTTTTGCCAAAaacctaacaataaaggtgaagctatgaaCACTGAAGCGCCACTCTGTAAGCGGCGCTAtcaaacatggctagctagctagcggctaacgtccatccccagtgttttagctacttccaaatcactaatcctcgccactatggcaacaaataaagtgcgtttcttacaagtatcatccctgcaggacgaggaatagctaaacatgcttcactacaaacc from Entelurus aequoreus isolate RoL-2023_Sb linkage group LG17, RoL_Eaeq_v1.1, whole genome shotgun sequence encodes the following:
- the LOC133631892 gene encoding zinc finger protein ZFP2-like is translated as MRTHTDNKHSECSKNKSDKNSCSASLKRFARKSDLTKQMRTPTGDKTYNCLVCNKSFSQKSNLTEHMRTHTGEKPFNCSVCGKSFTLKINLTQHMRTHTGEKPFTCSVCGKSFSLKANLTQHMRTHTGEKPFNCSFCSKSFSQKNGLTEHLKTHTGEKPFMCSVCGKSFSQNSSLTEHKRTHIGEKTFNCTVCCKTFTNKSYLTQHMRTHTGQKTYSCLVCGKGFCRNGELTRHMITHTGEKTLNCSVCGKSFCRSGDLLKHMRTHTGEKPFNCTVCGKTFSQQNSLTDHVRTHTREKPFNCSVCGNSFSQKCSLVRHMRTH